A portion of the Bosea sp. NBC_00550 genome contains these proteins:
- a CDS encoding amino acid ABC transporter permease has protein sequence MSHFDWGVIARSWSFLAEGMALSALLVLVATVGGLILGFGLALMRLSTHRLIAAPAAAYVTVMRSLPLVLVLFWFYFLMPLAIGRPIGSLMSALVAFVLFEAAFYCEIIRAGINNVRKGQTEAGLATGLRRSQVMRHIVMPQALRTMTPLVLNQIVIVFQDTSLVYVVALHDFLTTASIVASRDGRPTEMYTLVAVVYLVICLTSTKALDFYRKGRA, from the coding sequence ATGAGCCATTTCGACTGGGGCGTCATCGCTCGGTCCTGGAGCTTCCTCGCCGAGGGCATGGCGCTCAGCGCCCTGCTCGTGCTGGTCGCGACCGTGGGCGGGCTGATCCTCGGCTTCGGCCTCGCGTTGATGCGGCTGTCGACGCACCGGCTCATCGCGGCGCCGGCCGCGGCCTATGTCACCGTGATGCGTTCGTTGCCGCTCGTGCTGGTGCTGTTCTGGTTTTATTTTCTGATGCCGCTGGCAATCGGCCGGCCGATCGGCTCGCTGATGTCGGCGCTGGTCGCCTTCGTGCTCTTCGAGGCCGCCTTTTATTGCGAGATCATCCGCGCGGGCATCAACAATGTCCGCAAGGGCCAGACCGAGGCGGGCCTCGCGACAGGTTTGCGCCGCAGCCAAGTGATGCGCCATATCGTCATGCCGCAGGCTCTGCGCACGATGACGCCACTGGTGTTGAACCAGATCGTCATCGTCTTCCAGGACACCTCCCTAGTCTATGTCGTGGCGCTGCACGACTTCCTGACGACGGCGAGCATCGTCGCCTCGCGCGATGGGCGGCCCACGGAAATGTATACGCTGGTCGCCGTCGTCTATCTGGTCATTTGTCTGACGTCGACGAAGGCGCTCGACTTCTATCGGAAAGGCCGCGCGTAA